One segment of Solanum stenotomum isolate F172 chromosome 1, ASM1918654v1, whole genome shotgun sequence DNA contains the following:
- the LOC125856373 gene encoding aspartyl protease family protein 1-like has translation MCFGPDGIGRIVFGDKGSTGQGETPLNLDQPYPTYNISLTGITVGRKITDFDFRAIFDSSTSFKYLNDPVYKVITENFDSEAKRPRIQPDGEIPFEYCYGIKKKEEVD, from the exons ATGTGCTTTGGACCTGATGGTATTGGAAGAATAGTGTTTGGAGATAAAGGAAGTACAGGCCAAGGAGAAACACCACTCAATCTTGATCAACCATA CCCAACTTATAACATCAGCCTGACAGGAATAACAGTAGGAAGAAAGATCACTGATTTTGATTTCAGAGCCATTTTCGACTCTAGCACTTCATTCAAATACTTGAACGACCCAGTTTACAAAGTCATTACAGAAAAC TTCGATTCTGAAGCAAAAAGGCCGCGTATTCAACCTGATGGCGAAATTCCTTTTGAGTACTGCTATGGGatcaagaaaaaagaagaggttGACTGA